The following DNA comes from Castanea sativa cultivar Marrone di Chiusa Pesio chromosome 10, ASM4071231v1.
GTACACGCATAAGAttgagcagaaaaaaaaaaaataaattaccatATAGAAGTAATACTAATACAGCAGGTGAGTTCCCTAATGATCATCCCCATCCCccccagaaaaaagaaaagaaaagcctGTCCTCCCCGCATCTCATaaataaagaaggaaaagatgTTGCAGGGGAGATTCTGCCATGCCTATTGCAAGAcataacacatttttttatgttatttaccAAACTCATAcgagtttttcagtttttgtcaATACTAGGATCGGCAGACATGGCAGGAGAAATTGGGGTAATTTTCAACATCCCACAACCATTTACAGTGCGAACTAGGAGGCTGTCTCAGGTCATTAGAATCAGTCATCATGATTTCAAGCAATTGGTGCAGCCACATAATGAAGATGGAAAGAAAATTGTCTCCAACTTCATTCAGGTTTGGAAAATTgtgatctcttctattcttaGCTTTAATCTGACTTACCATTTaatgaagaaattaaaagagaaTAAACATCACAAAAGAAGTTATAATGAAAGTTACTTCTCACTGGAAAATGCCCACATTGGGCCTAACAAAGTTGAAACAACTTTTAAACAAGCACATGTAACGCTACTTTGATTTTGACACAGCACAAGAACCATCATGGTTTGATAAGAATATAAAGCAAGACCTTCTTCTTGTATAGATATTATGAGctggaaaaacatcattttcAACCATGACCTTTTGTGTTGGAAACATAGCTAGTAGCTGgaaaatttattgtttctttCCTTCTTGAGATTTTTATAACTCACTCTGATATcatatgtatttgtttatacTGATACTTTCACTCAGAATTTGAGGGGTTTGAAAAAAGAGGTGCTACAGGAAATACCATATCTAACAGAATTGCTGGGTGACACGACAACAGAGGTATATATCTTCACCTTTCAGGTAGAAATTGATAATTTCCTAGGAATATATCTTGCCTAGGATCTAAGATTACAAAGATCCAAAAACTCCCAAGTAAAATAGTGGAGGAAAAGCCCTTGTGGCTCTTGTCCAATTAAAAAGAGAACTGAGAAATAAAGACTTCAATTCAATCACTATGAGCACATTTCCTTTATAAGTCCAATCATTTTTCTCCATTCAAATACACCACATGAGATAAAGTGGAATAGTATTCCAAATAATGCTACCCCAATACATCCTAAAAAGATTTTTCCAATACAACATGATGGGTTgatattttgtttgaaatatGTAATATAGTTGGAATATGCTCAAGATAGTTAATACATGCCCATAGGACATATGAACTACTACTCATCTTGTCCAATACAGATAAGCCCACACAGTCCACATGATCATTTTtctacatacatacacacatgtCTGCAAACATTGGATAATGATTTGAGTGAATTATTTATGTACGTATAGAGTCAAATATCAAGAGATATATATCTCTTCTTCTAGTATAACACAATGGCATTTCCAGTTTGCAAATAGACCaggaaaaatatttatgaaaattatatcattttaaCCCTATGCTGGGAATATTTCCatagaaaaagtaagagagGAAAGGAAGGTTGCAATGAGGGGAAAAAGGAAACCCTTAGGTTGAACAAACTTATGAACCTTGGTTCCATGCATGCCTACTTGAAAACATATTTCAAACAGGTAAGAAAACCTTTACGGCACACAGACACAGTATGTGTACAATGAGATCCTAGATATTCACAAACATGTCATCTTCTGATCTTCTTCTCATTCATATGACAAATATTTCCCGAAATGTCCCATCATTTACCTGACCTTATCATAAATTTAAGGAATGCAAGTTCTTAAATAGTAGCTAATAAAAATCCCTGCATGTTCTTTGCAGCATACAGCACCAAATGAGGGCAATGAAAATTGTGAACAATTGAGTAATCAAGAAAATCCAAATGCGTTAGGTAACTTGAAGCTCATTCCTGTTTTTGGTGGTCGTGGTGGGGGGATGTGACCATATGGTACCCTATGAACCCCACAAAGTTTCAATCCAATATGGTTATagatttttcttaaataaatggTACTATAAGAACATCTAGCAATTTGTCAACTTTAGTATGATttgagctatttttttttcaggagCACAAGAAATTTCTAAAACAGTATCAAGCACATTTCCTACAAGGGTGATAGTCCATGGACATCCTCCAAATGAAAATGCAATGAAAGACAACATGATGGGAAAGCTTATAAATCTGCCTGAATCAGTAGAAGATCTTTTCAGATTAACAGGTATTACCATGTTTGAGATGTATACCTCCAAAAAATTCCATTTATTGGTAAGCTATGCATGCCGGCGGCGTTTGAACCCACGCCCTTACCTTCCATCCACACTTGTGAGAGGAGGAAGCGCTGTCGGAGCCATAATTCATTGGCATGCATACCTCCAAAAGATGCTCAAAtgctagcattttttttttccagaatagTTTTGGAAGACATGCTAAAGGACTTAACCTTACTACCAAGATATTATGAAATATCCTTAACAAAaagaacacaaatccaaatTACACCTTAAATGTTTCACCCAAAGACTAGAGGAATTTCCACATAGAATTAGATTAATGAGATCTCGAGACTCAATTATGGAAGGCTTACTGGTTTACTGATTTAACATGTGGCCAAATTATTTAGACAGCAAAAGTTATTACACTGATACAAGTTACTCATAAAATGGGAGTACTAATCATTCCCAACAAAATTTAACTTTTCCAACCCTTGCTCTATGTCAATTTATTGATGCATAATTTGTATGTATAGATGAGGGAGGAATCCCCATAATGATGTAATACATTGAAACTGTCTCAAATTATGTCAATGCAGAGAAAAAATTTGGCAAAAGGGGAAGTACAATTCTCATGGCTGATGGATCAGAAGTGGAAGAATTGAGTGCTTTAAGAGAGAATGATCACTTGTTTATCTTTTGAAGACCAAGATGATATTTAACCAAATGTCAATGCAGATAATCCTTTGCTATGGGCAAGTGATGATTTCAACCATCTTCCAAGTATTTTTGCGCATGATAGAGTCATAAATAACGAGGGGAAAAATAGATGTTAAGCATGAAATGTGGTGAGAATATCCTCTTATGTAAAAACATGTGTCTTGAAACTCATGGTatttataaaaatcatatatttcaCTAAGGCACAAAGGGTTACCAGTGTAAAAACAGTAGAGCTTACAGTTTCTAATCTCTGTTGTCAAGCATGCCTAAGACAGTGTAAGCAGCTTTCTGAAATCGCTGCTTCTCTTCCTCCAAAATTCTCTTCCTCTCAAGAGCAGAATCTTTGCACTTCTCTATCTCTTCCATTATTCCAGCAGAGTTTTGATCAACTTCACTGCAGGGAGTTTGTCAAGGAAAAAACAAGTAGAGGTGACAAATTGTCAGCATattgtttttaacaaaaaggaATAGTATACTAGAATAGAATTAACATATCCAATCCTTCATTGAGTAAACTGTTTTCTGGGTAACCAAAAGGGCAAAGAtatagtgtgtgtgtgcgcgcgcgcgcgcgagAGAGACTACAGAATGGTCAgatattaacaaaaaatgaccaaaaaaacctggagaagaagaagaagctttgGGTTTGTTTTGCATGCAATATAGGAGACCATAAAAGATGTTATACATAGTTAGCAAATAAGAAGCAAAGGAAGTGAGGTGGGAAAAGACAAAATGTGATAAAATTATACCTGTAGaatctatataaataaatttttttttgtgttgtgtcaACATTAGCATAGTCATTGTCAAAGACAACCAAAACTGTGATAACAGATGCTAAAGTAACCTCTGGCGTAGTAGCTGTGTTCGGAAAAAGAATACCACAAAGAATATAATGCAAAAGTTTTTGATTTACACGGAGGAGGAACAACAGCAGCAACAATGTGATAGACAAAGAATATGAAAGTAGTGATAAGTAAAGTGAGTAATTGGCTCGAAAAAGTGTGCATTGTAGTGACAAGAAGcaatatttctaaaaatttataGTACTAATTATGAACTCACTTAATCATTTTAAGCATGTTCTCCATTGCCCCTTGGAGTTGTTGTGACAAATCTGCATTCGTTAAAAGAAACACGAggtattaagaaaattttaggaaTCTTATATTATCATCAAAATGAGAGCAAATTGATAATTCCAAACTATTATAATACGTTTCGTCATCTATCATATAAACTAGTGCAAATTCCATTCATTGAGAAAGAGAATCTTCCAAAATGTGACATGATCAACTATTTCTCAAACAACAATAGCCTCGAATCCAACAAGGTACAACCCCTCAGGTTCACCAAATCAATAAGAATCCGAGGAGTAAAATAATAGTTCGGTAAAAATGTTGCAGAAGTTAGATATACAGAAGATTATGCTTAGTTTAAATTAGTTTCAGCTTTAAAACAACACTAATTTATCAAGCATTAATGTAAAATTGGCAGGATCTTTAATAATCTTGGTGTGATAACTCTCATTTTCCCAATATGAACAAAATGCACATAAAATACAGGAAATATGTGAGCCAGAGTTAGCTTCAACGAATAAAAAAACTGTTTGGCGATTTTGAAagcatttttgtttctttttcctgaGCAGAACTGAAATCATCATTTGCTTTGTTATGCTTtcaaaagcaataaaataacaaaaaagtacTTCCAAACGAGGCCTAAAAAGTCGGGgtaaatcacacaaatgaaattaCAAAATTCGGACAATTAGAAATCGAATTCTCACATTAATCACATATTTCACAGCGATTAATCGAGTACATTacggaaattttgaaaaaacgtACAATAGAGATAGTTAACGTAAACAGATGCAGTGAGAATAGATTTTCTCAGATCACAGAATATAACAAAGATGGatagcgagagagagagagagagaagagattgACCGTAGACGAGAGATGAGAGCTGAGATTCAGGTTCCGGCGCAGGAAGGAGTTGAACATCGGAGTGAGATGGTGAGGCCGCCATTGCTTtgctttgagagagagagagagagagatagcaaTTTGGGAATTATGGGCGGGAATGGATGAGAATTTGGGAGGGAAGGACGAAGGGACAGTTATGGGTGCGACTGTGCGAGTGGAGTGGATGTATATTTGAAAtgacaataaatattttttgtactggtaactttttttttgttgttgttgttgttgttgttgttgttgctgctgttgttgtGAAACCTTTATAAGCAGAgggcaaaattttttaaataactacaaaactcaaacaatatcattagtaagcaaatgtttgaaacaaatttggtttctaacaaatcgagtccgaTGGACTCGATTTTACTGTAGCAAATCGAGTtctaaagactcgattttcatgaGATGCGTTGCTGATGTGGAGaaaaaaatccacgtggaaatcgagtctctaagactcgatttccctCAGAAAATACCACCACTAACAACCACAATCACAACACACGGCCACATAAAAAccaccaagagaaaaaaaaaaaaaaaatcgaagaaACCCACCACGAGGAACCACAAAGACACCAAAACTGGGTTACAAACCCACCACGCCACCGACTCCACACGCCCACTCGCCGATCTCCACACGCTGATCAGCAACCCCAAGCCGCCATCAGAAACCCACGCCACTGATTAGACAACCCACGCCGTCGATTAGCACACAACTCGCCGATCTCGCCACAAAAAATACCCAGAAAAACGCCATAACCGCCGTGAAAGAGGGACTGATCTCGCCGATCTCCAACGCTGCACCCACGCCGTGAGTCCGTGACCACGCCGAATCCAACCCAACTCCGGTGGCATGCTTTGAACGAGAGAGGGAGAGATGTGAGAGAGGGAGTGCGAACTGATGAGGATGAAAGATAGGGAGAATCAGACTCGTTTTCTGCGTTGGGTGTGTTTTgaaggaactcgagtcttagagactcgatttccacgtAGATTTTTTACTCCACCTCACCAACGCATCTCATGGTAATCGAGTCTTTAGAACTCGATTTGCTACAGTAAAATCGAGTCTATCGGACttgatttgttagaaaccaaatttgtttcaagcctttgcttactaatgatattgtttgagttttgtagttatttaaaaaattttgcctaAGCAGAGTAATGCTCACAACGCAACTTTCACTGTAACTTTTGCAACAATTTGCTTACATGACAACTTGTCATGTGAGTAAGTTATGGTGAAAATTGTGCCCCTAACATTGTTCTTATAAATATTCTTAATTTTGGCCCGTCCTTCAGTCAATTCAACCcaatttggtttatttatttggtccaattcagtccattatggtaatttttatttcattaactttcttatatatatatatatatatacacactatttttatttatttgggtgaTAAGTGCTCTATATCACTATATGTACTTAACAGTCATGGAGttattgtctaatttttttttttagttcttattttataattacGTTTTTCTAATATAGTTATTGACAATATGTAATTTGcttaaaaaattgtgttattTTCTATGTTGTTATATCCTATTGGCATTCATGGTTGGTAACTTAATTCTCATTTTGAATTTACATGTCATGactaaaaatcaattataaatgtatccaaaattttagtatttcaAGTTAATGTGTGTGTTAGTTAGGGTTTGTGGGGGtgaaatgattaaaatatacATTTGGGCATTGGGCCTGGTTTGGTGGTACAAGCCTGTTCGAGCAGAGCCTTCGAAGCCCACAAGTCGATTCGTGCTAGATAGATTGGTGAGGTCGTCCGACGAGAGACGTCTCCTCGGCCAAGTCAGCTAAAGACCGTATGATTTGTCATCATGCTTTGGGAGAGAATTCTAGAAGGTTTGGTGGATAATGATGTGTTTCATATAGTTGTGGAGAGAAGtaacgtatgagaaatatcaagagAAAAAGCCGCCACCatcgcattaaagaccctgcacctacctccctggccacattaatgaggaaataaCCTCTGAATAGTAaggttcagccttccagctattgtttgaagactggAAGAgggcggtggatgggacaagtatcccaATTGAtaatttgtgttacacgtggaagataaagggaagaagaaggagggatataaaataaaaaggaaggaGGAAAGAGGGGGGGACTTTTTCTGCTTCTTCATTAAGATACTtcattaaaaagagagaaaagcaatcccaatcatcctcggcttatgtccgagaaGAATTTCTGTTATTCTTATATTCTAATTGCGTAGTTGCGGCAATCTAGCCTGTTTGtttgttatccaatatccataaacctaggtttcaagcccacactctactatttttattgtataaggctctttgggcctcgGTCCATTTAGTGGTTGgattaggtacaaattgtgcacttacaattggcgccgtctgtgggaatcttgTGTAAGAGGAATTGGAACACTATGGTAGGCTCAAACccgcatcatgcagagtctcaagggtcccagcatgaggatcatttcgaacgtctcaAACGTGAGAGGGATTGggagggaagtgtgcatacggTGCACCCCGGTGGAAGCCATTCGCGTGGAGGAAGTAGAGCCACCTATGAGGATGATGCTAAAGCCATGAAGAAGGAGATTAACCACCTTAAGAAAAAGTTACGTCGTGCGAGACGGAGGCGGGCATCATCTCTTTCTGATCCTTCTTCGGAGGGCTCCcagggaagcagttacagtccaaggtctAGGACTCCtcctagcgaaaccttctcgTACGAGAAGGACGAGCTTCCGGGTCGTAGGCATAAAAAGtttccctctaggggcttgggaaacgcCATGATCGAGAAGGGAAAGCTTCCATGGCGGTTTACCCAACCCACTTTCACTatttataatggcaggacagacccagttgagcacgtgagccatttcaatcagaggatggtGGTACATTCTCTGAATAAGAccttaatgtgcaaagtcttcccctttagcttgggacctgtggttATGAAATGGTTTAACGGACTGAAGGCGGGTTCTGTTGActctttcatggaactcactagggcatttgTGTCTCGATTTAtcacatgcagcagagttcctcggcctttggactcattgttgtctatgaccatgagggagggtgagacctTAAAAACATATTCTGACAGGTACTAGGAAAAGGTTTAATGAAATCGATGGCaattttgatgaggtggtgattaacactttcaaggtAGGCCTCCCAACCGATcacgacttaaggaaatctttgaccaaaaagcccgtacttagtgtacgtcggctcatggatcgtattgacgagtacaaaagggttgaggaagattaacaacaaggtaagggtaaggcgaaggttatccctcaggagag
Coding sequences within:
- the LOC142613426 gene encoding uncharacterized protein LOC142613426, translated to MAASPSHSDVQLLPAPEPESQLSSLVYDLSQQLQGAMENMLKMINEVDQNSAGIMEEIEKCKDSALERKRILEEEKQRFQKAAYTVLGMLDNRD